A single window of Pseudobdellovibrionaceae bacterium DNA harbors:
- the ligA gene encoding NAD-dependent DNA ligase LigA has translation MASKSAKSSVESRHRELKDLLTKYDHAYFVLDQPLVGDFEYDKLFKELREMEEAHPELDRRGSPTQRVGAPPLEQFVKAPHRLPMLSLTNSYSPEDLVDFDTRVRKVLNTEGPVEYLCELKFDGLALELIYEKGELTRALTRGDGSVGEDVTQNVKTIRAIPLTLNDANPPSLAEIRGEVLMFKKDFVKLNETQDDLGLSVFANPRNAAAGTLRQLDSSIVASRPLRFFAYSAGVIEDREFKTQNELETQFGEWGLPVAGEVGGMHLRRPVNGAEEIVAFYHDIEKLRYDLPFEIDGIVVKVNSLRLQNDLGIVARSPRWATAAKYKPQQAETLIENIVIQVGRTGALTPVAIMAPVKVGGVTITNATLHNSEELERKDVRVGDSVIVHRAGDVIPEIVSVILEKRPAKSHAFQMPDRCPACAEPVTKQEDEVVLRCVNPLCPAVMKESLKHFVARRAMNVDKVGDKLIEAFFDAELVRKYSDLYHLKKSDILSLERQGEKSADNILASIDKSRKTTLGRLIFAMGIRMVGEQTAKMLADHFGTPEKFLEASEEELLKVPDIGPKVAENIQQSLSNKQFQAEFKRLLKAGLEFEAPRRKAEGPFSGLSFLVTGTLPVKRDQAHEFIEANGGKLLSSVSSKLSYLVVGDDPGSKVDKAQSLGVKMISWDELQALVG, from the coding sequence ATGGCCTCCAAATCCGCGAAATCATCCGTAGAATCCCGGCACCGCGAACTGAAAGATCTGCTGACCAAATACGACCATGCCTACTTCGTTTTGGACCAGCCGCTGGTCGGGGATTTCGAATACGACAAGCTCTTCAAAGAGCTGCGCGAAATGGAAGAGGCCCATCCGGAGCTGGATCGTCGCGGATCCCCCACCCAAAGGGTCGGCGCCCCGCCACTCGAGCAATTCGTCAAGGCTCCCCACCGGTTACCGATGTTGTCGTTAACCAACAGCTACTCACCCGAGGACCTCGTCGACTTCGACACGCGCGTGCGCAAAGTTCTCAATACCGAGGGACCCGTCGAGTATTTGTGCGAATTGAAATTCGACGGTCTCGCTTTGGAACTGATTTACGAAAAGGGTGAACTCACCCGTGCCCTCACGCGAGGCGACGGTTCCGTCGGCGAAGATGTCACGCAGAATGTGAAAACTATTCGCGCCATCCCCCTGACGTTGAACGATGCCAACCCACCCTCGCTCGCCGAAATCCGCGGCGAGGTGCTGATGTTCAAGAAGGATTTCGTGAAATTGAACGAGACCCAAGACGATTTAGGTCTTTCGGTTTTCGCCAATCCCCGCAACGCCGCCGCGGGAACTTTGCGCCAACTCGATTCGAGTATCGTCGCCAGTCGACCGCTCCGCTTCTTCGCTTACTCGGCGGGCGTCATCGAGGATCGTGAATTCAAAACCCAGAACGAGCTTGAAACGCAGTTCGGTGAGTGGGGGCTTCCCGTCGCCGGCGAAGTGGGCGGCATGCATTTACGCCGGCCCGTGAACGGTGCGGAAGAGATCGTCGCCTTCTATCACGACATCGAAAAGCTTCGGTACGACTTGCCCTTCGAGATCGACGGGATCGTCGTGAAGGTGAACTCCCTGCGCTTGCAAAACGATCTGGGTATCGTCGCCCGCAGCCCCCGCTGGGCGACCGCCGCGAAATACAAACCGCAGCAGGCCGAAACCCTGATCGAAAACATCGTCATTCAAGTGGGGCGCACGGGCGCGCTGACTCCCGTCGCGATCATGGCGCCGGTCAAAGTCGGCGGCGTGACGATCACGAACGCGACCCTACACAACAGCGAAGAGCTCGAACGCAAAGACGTCCGCGTCGGCGACAGCGTCATCGTTCACCGCGCCGGGGATGTCATTCCCGAAATCGTTTCCGTGATTCTTGAAAAACGTCCCGCGAAGTCGCACGCCTTCCAGATGCCGGATCGTTGCCCCGCCTGCGCGGAGCCCGTCACGAAACAAGAGGACGAAGTCGTCCTTCGCTGCGTGAACCCCCTCTGCCCCGCCGTGATGAAGGAATCGCTGAAACACTTCGTCGCCCGCCGCGCGATGAATGTGGACAAAGTCGGGGACAAGTTGATTGAAGCCTTCTTCGACGCGGAACTCGTCCGCAAATATTCGGACCTTTATCATCTGAAAAAATCCGACATCCTTTCGCTCGAACGCCAGGGCGAAAAGTCCGCCGACAACATCCTTGCCTCGATCGACAAGTCGCGAAAGACGACCTTGGGACGCCTTATCTTCGCCATGGGGATTCGGATGGTGGGTGAGCAGACCGCGAAAATGCTCGCCGACCATTTCGGTACGCCCGAAAAGTTCCTAGAGGCGAGCGAAGAAGAGCTTTTGAAAGTTCCCGATATCGGACCCAAAGTCGCCGAAAACATTCAGCAGTCGCTTTCAAACAAACAGTTCCAAGCCGAGTTCAAACGCCTTCTGAAGGCGGGCTTGGAATTCGAAGCCCCACGGCGAAAAGCGGAAGGCCCCTTCTCGGGCCTCAGCTTCCTCGTCACCGGCACGCTTCCCGTGAAACGGGATCAGGCGCACGAATTCATCGAGGCCAACGGCGGAAAGCTTCTGAGCTCGGTCAGTTCGAAATTGTCTTATTTGGTGGTGGGCGACGATCCGGGCTCAAAGGTCGATAAAGCGCAGAGCCTCGGGGTGAAGATGATCAGCTGGGACGAGCTGCAAGCTCTCGTCGGCTGA
- the murD gene encoding UDP-N-acetylmuramoyl-L-alanine--D-glutamate ligase — MPQNQPPLPIAIIGLGLSGQSALDLLLGRGIPRERIITHDQKSPCDARTPEEVIARNPETLVVSPGVPLRTPWIQQLLKQGVRLSSELELAAQCLTSEKVVGITGAVGKSTVTSLLGAGLDAAGISNFTGGNLGFPFARYALERVKDQRPPAEYVVLELSSYQLENFASFKPGSTILTSLTPNHLERYDSLEEYYETKLSLAAKTPGPRFFNNSGLDLTKYRDRFQDARDHWTDRHDLAAENFQKMKMVGLHNRDNLALVWSWGQAHAMPPEFYQGLLNFPGLAHRLENLGERDGILFLNDSKATTMASVLQAADSVAELVAHRKSAHLLLGGRDKNLPWEQLNALKGRGFQFHFFGECGELARAKSALPGEVSPTLAAALDHILPSLKSGAMLLLSPGGTSLDEFKSFEDRGDFFRKRTSKP; from the coding sequence GTGCCCCAGAACCAGCCACCACTCCCCATCGCGATCATCGGTCTGGGTTTGAGCGGGCAGTCCGCCTTGGACCTCTTACTGGGTCGGGGAATCCCTCGGGAGCGCATCATCACCCACGATCAAAAATCGCCCTGCGACGCACGCACCCCCGAAGAGGTGATCGCGCGCAATCCCGAGACCCTGGTCGTGAGTCCCGGAGTGCCGCTGCGCACGCCGTGGATCCAGCAGCTCTTAAAGCAAGGAGTGCGGCTGTCCAGTGAACTTGAGCTCGCCGCCCAATGCCTGACGAGCGAAAAAGTCGTGGGTATCACCGGCGCCGTCGGTAAAAGCACGGTCACCTCCTTACTGGGAGCGGGTTTGGATGCCGCGGGCATTTCGAACTTCACCGGTGGAAATTTGGGATTCCCTTTCGCGCGCTACGCACTTGAGCGCGTGAAGGACCAGCGCCCTCCGGCGGAGTACGTCGTCCTGGAGCTTTCCTCTTACCAGCTTGAAAACTTCGCGTCGTTCAAGCCGGGATCGACGATTCTCACTTCGCTGACACCCAATCACCTCGAGCGCTACGACTCGCTTGAGGAATATTACGAAACGAAGCTGAGCCTCGCCGCCAAAACGCCCGGCCCCCGCTTTTTCAATAACTCGGGTCTCGATCTGACGAAGTACCGCGACCGTTTTCAAGATGCCCGCGATCACTGGACCGACCGGCACGATCTCGCGGCCGAAAACTTCCAGAAAATGAAGATGGTCGGCTTACACAACCGTGACAACCTGGCGCTCGTCTGGAGCTGGGGACAGGCGCACGCCATGCCGCCCGAATTTTATCAGGGACTGCTGAACTTCCCCGGCTTGGCGCATCGCCTGGAAAACTTGGGTGAACGCGACGGCATCCTTTTTTTGAACGACAGCAAAGCGACGACGATGGCGTCCGTTCTGCAGGCCGCGGACTCCGTCGCGGAGCTCGTCGCCCACCGGAAAAGTGCGCACCTTCTTTTAGGCGGGCGAGATAAGAACCTGCCGTGGGAGCAACTGAACGCACTGAAAGGCCGTGGGTTCCAATTTCACTTCTTCGGCGAATGCGGTGAGCTCGCACGCGCAAAATCGGCTTTGCCCGGCGAAGTTTCCCCCACCCTCGCGGCGGCACTGGATCACATTTTACCTTCATTAAAATCGGGCGCGATGCTGCTACTGAGTCCCGGCGGAACCAGCTTGGATGAATTCAAATCCTTCGAAGATCGAGGGGATTTTTTTAGAAAACGAACTTCGAAACCGTAA
- the dapF gene encoding diaminopimelate epimerase, whose amino-acid sequence MSLATRTWTHMNGAGNSFFVIDARENPLQESSQDRAAFAKKLCSRTPGLAADGLFILEKAAGLDFKWDFYNSDGSHAEMCGNASRCATRFFLDRVREQNEVRFETAAGVIVGQKVAHDVYRVRMPEIPSAGAPRALTVEGRVGDFYFVNTGVPHLVIPEAPSKERALQLRQAPELGAAGSNVTFVERLSETKFNAVTFERGVDDYTLACGTGATAAAAFARMQAPHATVFEIQMPGGLLKVEWVGDRQAYLSGPAVIDFDVKLGE is encoded by the coding sequence ATGAGTTTGGCGACGCGCACATGGACGCACATGAATGGCGCGGGGAATAGTTTCTTCGTGATCGATGCGCGTGAAAATCCCCTGCAAGAAAGTTCCCAAGACCGCGCGGCCTTCGCGAAGAAGTTGTGCTCGCGGACACCCGGTCTGGCGGCGGACGGACTTTTCATTCTGGAGAAGGCCGCCGGCCTGGATTTTAAATGGGACTTCTACAACTCGGATGGCAGTCATGCCGAAATGTGCGGAAACGCCTCGCGCTGCGCGACCCGCTTTTTTTTGGATCGCGTGCGCGAGCAAAACGAAGTGCGATTTGAAACGGCGGCGGGAGTGATCGTGGGGCAAAAAGTGGCCCACGATGTTTATCGAGTCCGCATGCCCGAGATCCCGTCGGCCGGGGCGCCGCGTGCGTTGACCGTCGAAGGACGGGTCGGTGATTTCTACTTCGTGAATACGGGAGTGCCGCATCTGGTGATCCCGGAAGCTCCGTCGAAAGAACGGGCGCTGCAACTTCGCCAGGCCCCCGAGCTAGGCGCCGCGGGGTCGAATGTAACTTTCGTTGAAAGGCTAAGCGAGACGAAATTCAACGCCGTGACCTTTGAGCGTGGCGTTGACGATTACACGCTGGCTTGCGGAACGGGGGCGACCGCGGCGGCGGCCTTTGCGCGGATGCAGGCGCCGCATGCGACGGTTTTCGAGATCCAAATGCCCGGTGGGCTTTTGAAGGTCGAGTGGGTCGGCGACCGGCAAGCGTATTTGTCCGGACCCGCGGTCATCGATTTTGACGTGAAACTGGGAGAGTGA
- the dapA gene encoding 4-hydroxy-tetrahydrodipicolinate synthase, protein MGAQLGHQFRGIITALATPFLHGQVDYESLGRLVEWQTSQGVDGFVVHGTTGESPTVEGEERFKIYNFIRSRVGRDFPLIVGTGTNSTAHTIQLSKEAESWGADGILVVVPYYNKPPQAGLLEHFKSVASSVSIPTVLYNVPGRTITSLSVETIQKLSLHPRIVGIKEASGDLKMAQEIRKACGEKFTLLSGDDGTADDFQRQGGQGVISVTSHVIPKAMKNLETNKYQEVVDLMFVEANPIPLKMALYWMKIIASPEMRLPLVPLSEPAQEKLKAAMAKAGLL, encoded by the coding sequence ATGGGAGCGCAACTGGGACATCAATTCCGCGGCATCATCACGGCTTTGGCCACGCCCTTTCTGCACGGACAAGTCGATTACGAATCGCTGGGCCGTTTGGTGGAGTGGCAAACGAGCCAAGGCGTGGACGGTTTCGTCGTGCACGGCACGACGGGTGAAAGCCCCACGGTCGAAGGCGAAGAGCGTTTCAAGATCTATAACTTCATTCGTTCGCGGGTGGGTCGGGATTTCCCGTTGATCGTGGGTACGGGTACGAATTCGACGGCGCACACGATCCAACTTTCGAAAGAGGCCGAGAGCTGGGGAGCGGACGGCATCCTCGTCGTGGTCCCCTATTACAACAAGCCGCCGCAAGCGGGGCTGCTGGAGCACTTCAAATCGGTCGCGTCGAGCGTGTCGATCCCGACGGTGCTTTACAATGTTCCCGGACGTACGATCACCTCTTTGAGCGTCGAGACGATTCAAAAACTCAGTCTGCACCCACGCATCGTCGGTATCAAAGAGGCTTCGGGTGATTTGAAAATGGCGCAAGAGATTCGCAAAGCTTGCGGCGAAAAGTTCACCTTGCTTTCGGGTGATGACGGCACGGCGGACGACTTCCAACGCCAAGGGGGGCAAGGTGTGATCTCGGTCACCTCGCATGTCATCCCGAAGGCGATGAAGAATCTGGAAACCAATAAATACCAAGAGGTCGTGGATCTGATGTTCGTGGAAGCGAATCCGATCCCGCTGAAGATGGCCTTGTATTGGATGAAAATCATCGCCTCGCCGGAAATGCGTTTGCCGCTGGTGCCGCTTTCCGAGCCCGCACAAGAAAAACTGAAAGCCGCAATGGCGAAAGCGGGGCTTCTGTGA
- a CDS encoding carboxypeptidase regulatory-like domain-containing protein, giving the protein MSRNRFRGVAFLRVLAAIFALVWLMPDTRLEHPRVRFISKPLKISVSKTNPPRLAFEETLQIRRGPRLGEPIPRVPATLERAVSLNEVIGRGQMRPARLALYYRHVELRPMVIARDEVLRSVRAQNVPVKTTAPAPRLADGPDIPERRFEPTTPRTPTLDEMNYSGDEAWFDNLSPRQQRLLQASGLRSADLREAIAPGLAETLAAKVEEELKRLQAGGTVITPSGSPQLPTEVTVKTEEDKKTEPPKHIKVAGHLFLDALTAFLPDHRIEVVWMREGMNRRTGRFSMNDSHFSIDVDELAGAVRLEMYDRGGHVVAAGGVRLSPELSSQSLTQLQVRMRPVGQVASTFTDFYKQPTELFALNRKGKVWSFGKNPIRTKASFDSASTFEADPQGQLFIDGIAGGSSSFAMTESADYYPSLHMITSGQQEALPLISKKTAKAMLEIIEQQLGFTDAQKNGAIVMGQVTADGRALSGADVSLEGYPEARPVYLNEVLIPDPHLKTTSGSGYFVFVHLPQGFYSLRAMRGPQFVGYGNVVNEPQAASFVELRESSRFAPFDIRVFDAFAGTAQSAELALQSLNQNIQISGYGQIQHPILAQYTMLEATPASDDHVPAIYPYLGDAEFVHLPLIPRAWLDEKIAATKINVLPETGAIIGFSEQGGYEISLPHLPDNAETQVIYFDVQGRQVPASVENGGFLLVNVPAGAQTVVLQHALGGVVSRVLNADAERLTVSKFVF; this is encoded by the coding sequence ATGTCACGGAACCGCTTCAGAGGGGTTGCCTTCCTGCGCGTGCTGGCCGCGATCTTCGCCTTGGTTTGGCTTATGCCCGATACGCGGCTGGAGCACCCACGGGTTCGCTTCATTTCGAAGCCGTTAAAAATTTCGGTTTCGAAAACCAACCCGCCCCGTTTGGCATTTGAAGAAACTCTGCAGATTCGTCGCGGTCCGCGGCTGGGCGAACCGATTCCCCGGGTGCCCGCAACGTTGGAGCGCGCGGTTTCGTTGAACGAAGTGATCGGGCGCGGACAGATGCGTCCCGCGCGCTTGGCGCTTTACTATCGTCATGTGGAGTTGCGGCCCATGGTGATCGCGCGGGATGAGGTCTTGCGCAGTGTGCGCGCGCAAAACGTGCCGGTGAAAACGACGGCGCCCGCACCGCGCTTGGCCGACGGTCCGGACATTCCCGAGCGTCGCTTCGAGCCGACGACTCCCCGTACGCCGACGCTCGATGAAATGAATTATTCGGGTGATGAAGCTTGGTTCGACAATCTTTCACCCAGACAACAACGCCTGCTGCAAGCGTCGGGCTTACGAAGCGCCGACCTGCGTGAGGCGATCGCGCCCGGTTTGGCGGAAACCTTGGCCGCAAAAGTCGAAGAAGAATTGAAGCGTCTGCAGGCGGGTGGAACGGTCATCACGCCCAGCGGTTCGCCCCAATTGCCGACGGAAGTCACCGTCAAAACCGAAGAAGATAAAAAGACGGAACCGCCCAAACACATCAAAGTGGCTGGCCATCTTTTCCTGGACGCGCTGACCGCCTTTTTGCCCGACCACCGGATTGAAGTCGTTTGGATGCGCGAGGGTATGAACCGTCGCACGGGTCGTTTCAGTATGAACGACTCGCATTTCTCAATCGACGTGGACGAATTGGCCGGTGCGGTTCGTTTAGAGATGTACGACCGCGGGGGGCACGTCGTGGCCGCCGGGGGCGTGCGCTTGTCGCCCGAGCTGAGTTCCCAGTCGCTGACGCAGCTGCAAGTGCGTATGCGTCCTGTCGGTCAGGTCGCTTCGACCTTTACGGATTTCTACAAACAGCCGACGGAGCTTTTCGCGCTGAACCGCAAAGGCAAAGTGTGGTCATTCGGTAAAAACCCAATTCGCACGAAAGCGTCGTTTGATTCCGCATCCACTTTCGAGGCGGATCCCCAAGGACAGCTCTTTATCGACGGCATCGCGGGCGGTTCGTCGTCGTTCGCGATGACGGAAAGCGCCGATTATTATCCGTCCTTGCATATGATCACTTCGGGTCAGCAAGAGGCTCTGCCCTTGATCTCGAAGAAGACCGCCAAGGCGATGCTGGAGATCATCGAGCAGCAACTGGGATTCACGGACGCGCAAAAGAACGGCGCGATCGTCATGGGTCAAGTCACCGCCGACGGCCGGGCGTTGTCGGGCGCCGACGTTTCCTTGGAAGGTTATCCCGAGGCGCGTCCGGTGTACCTGAATGAAGTGTTGATTCCGGACCCGCATTTGAAGACGACGAGCGGCTCGGGTTATTTCGTTTTCGTGCATTTGCCGCAGGGGTTTTACTCTTTGCGCGCGATGCGGGGACCGCAGTTCGTCGGTTACGGAAATGTGGTCAACGAACCGCAGGCGGCTTCCTTCGTGGAGTTGCGTGAGTCCAGCCGTTTCGCGCCCTTTGATATTCGTGTCTTCGACGCTTTTGCGGGGACCGCGCAGTCCGCAGAGCTCGCGCTGCAGTCGCTCAATCAGAACATCCAAATTTCCGGTTACGGGCAGATCCAGCACCCGATCTTGGCGCAGTACACGATGCTCGAGGCGACTCCGGCATCTGACGATCATGTCCCCGCGATTTACCCTTATCTGGGTGACGCGGAATTCGTGCATTTGCCGTTAATCCCGCGCGCATGGTTGGACGAAAAGATCGCCGCCACAAAGATCAATGTGCTTCCGGAAACAGGCGCGATCATCGGCTTCAGCGAGCAAGGTGGCTACGAGATTTCTTTGCCGCACCTTCCGGACAATGCGGAAACACAGGTGATCTATTTCGATGTTCAAGGGCGTCAGGTGCCCGCCTCGGTGGAAAATGGCGGTTTTCTGCTGGTGAACGTGCCGGCCGGGGCGCAGACCGTGGTCCTACAGCACGCGCTGGGCGGAGTCGTGAGCCGCGTCCTGAACGCGGACGCCGAGCGCCTTACGGTTTCGAAGTTCGTTTTCTAA
- a CDS encoding metallophosphoesterase has protein sequence MGLTEEWSKAKFTAVISDLHLTEAEPVNPRFPLWKKYKTREFFFDQVFGDFLNEIEKRAGDEQVELILNGDIFDFDSVMKMPDQPAFRISNLEKKRGLFARPERSQFKIQVITDHHAEFFWHLRSFLRRGHRVVFIVGNHDVELHFPEVQSHLLDVLDPDERARGRIRFCEWFYISNGDTLIEHGNQYDPYCVCEDPVQPFARGYNYKTLRLPFGNMACRYILNGLGFFNPHVESNYIMTVTEYVKFFLKYMARAQPLLILTWLGGAFMTLLMSMKDRLSVAIRDPLRIEDRIEEIAARSNATPRMVRELKELAAEPATGDIFAMARELWLDRALIVFFAFFLILEAFVLINTVFHVSFYWMFIPLFAMLPFFLFYSQSIQSLVSGYKEPDERILSTAGQITKTNRIVYGHTHIMRHEMIGSVEHLNSGCWSPAFLDVECTRPIGQKTFVWIEPEEEYRRAHLYQFADGAIQEIKALPRSGG, from the coding sequence ATGGGGTTAACAGAAGAGTGGTCAAAAGCCAAGTTCACGGCGGTCATCAGCGATTTGCACCTGACCGAAGCGGAGCCCGTGAATCCCCGCTTCCCGCTGTGGAAGAAGTATAAAACCCGTGAGTTTTTCTTCGATCAGGTCTTTGGCGACTTCCTGAATGAAATCGAAAAGCGTGCCGGTGACGAACAAGTCGAATTGATCTTGAACGGCGACATTTTCGATTTCGACAGCGTGATGAAGATGCCCGACCAACCCGCTTTCCGGATTTCGAATCTGGAAAAGAAGCGGGGCCTGTTCGCGCGTCCCGAGCGTTCACAATTCAAAATTCAAGTCATCACGGATCACCACGCGGAATTTTTCTGGCATTTGAGAAGTTTCCTAAGGCGCGGACATCGTGTCGTTTTCATCGTGGGCAATCACGACGTGGAACTGCACTTTCCCGAGGTGCAGTCGCATCTACTGGACGTGCTGGATCCGGACGAGCGCGCGCGCGGCCGTATCCGCTTTTGTGAGTGGTTTTACATTTCAAACGGCGACACGTTGATCGAGCACGGGAATCAGTACGACCCTTACTGCGTTTGCGAAGACCCGGTGCAACCTTTCGCCCGTGGCTATAACTACAAGACGTTGCGGTTACCGTTCGGCAACATGGCTTGCCGATATATTCTGAATGGACTGGGATTCTTCAATCCCCACGTCGAATCGAATTACATCATGACGGTCACCGAGTACGTGAAGTTCTTCCTGAAGTACATGGCCCGCGCGCAACCGCTGCTGATTCTGACGTGGCTGGGCGGTGCGTTCATGACGCTTCTGATGTCGATGAAAGATCGACTGTCGGTCGCGATCCGCGATCCGTTGCGCATCGAGGACCGCATCGAGGAAATCGCCGCCCGGTCGAACGCGACGCCACGTATGGTGCGGGAGCTGAAAGAGTTGGCCGCCGAGCCCGCGACCGGGGACATCTTCGCGATGGCCCGTGAGTTGTGGTTGGACCGCGCTTTGATCGTGTTTTTCGCCTTTTTCCTTATTTTGGAAGCGTTCGTGCTGATCAATACGGTTTTTCACGTCTCGTTTTATTGGATGTTCATTCCCCTGTTCGCGATGCTCCCGTTTTTTCTTTTCTATAGCCAGTCGATCCAAAGTTTGGTTTCAGGCTATAAAGAACCCGATGAGCGCATCTTAAGCACGGCGGGTCAGATCACGAAAACGAACCGGATCGTGTACGGGCACACCCATATCATGCGCCACGAAATGATCGGTTCCGTGGAGCATCTGAACTCGGGCTGCTGGTCACCGGCATTTTTGGACGTGGAGTGTACGCGCCCCATCGGCCAGAAAACCTTCGTGTGGATCGAGCCCGAAGAGGAATATCGACGCGCCCACCTGTACCAATTTGCGGATGGCGCCATCCAAGAGATCAAAGCTTTGCCGCGGTCGGGCGGCTAA
- the fsa gene encoding fructose-6-phosphate aldolase: protein MKFFIDTADINEIRAANQRGWVDGVTTNPSLIAKSGRDFHEVIKEICKEVSGPVSAEVLSTESEKMYAEGRELAKLASNVVVKIPMTEDGLVAVRRLTADGIKTNVTLVFSSVQALLVAKAGATMVSPFVGRLDDIGQDGLNLIQDIVQIYENYDFQTEVLVASVRHPIHLSQSAMMGADIATMPLKVMQQLCLHPLTEKGLKMFMDDWNKAQKK from the coding sequence ATGAAGTTCTTTATCGATACCGCCGACATCAACGAAATCCGCGCCGCCAACCAACGTGGATGGGTGGATGGAGTGACCACGAATCCTTCGCTCATCGCGAAGTCGGGTCGCGATTTTCATGAGGTCATCAAAGAGATCTGCAAAGAGGTTTCGGGTCCCGTTTCGGCCGAGGTTCTCTCGACCGAATCCGAAAAGATGTACGCCGAGGGACGTGAACTGGCGAAGCTGGCCAGCAACGTTGTCGTGAAAATTCCGATGACGGAAGACGGCCTCGTGGCCGTGCGCCGTTTGACCGCAGACGGCATCAAAACGAACGTGACGTTGGTGTTCTCGTCGGTGCAGGCCTTGCTCGTCGCCAAAGCGGGCGCGACCATGGTGTCCCCCTTCGTCGGACGCCTGGACGACATCGGGCAAGACGGCCTGAACCTCATCCAAGACATCGTGCAGATCTACGAAAACTACGATTTCCAGACGGAAGTCTTGGTCGCAAGCGTTCGTCATCCTATTCACCTGTCACAAAGTGCTATGATGGGAGCCGATATCGCGACGATGCCTTTGAAAGTCATGCAGCAGCTTTGTTTGCATCCGCTGACGGAAAAAGGCCTCAAAATGTTCATGGACGATTGGAATAAAGCGCAGAAGAAATGA
- a CDS encoding 4-hydroxy-tetrahydrodipicolinate reductase encodes MSSLRLGLVGAAGRMGQEIVEITQETPKQWKLEFANSKIEIAGFKTSRDDVNALAKSAADVVIDFSSPEALRALLKALTKSPKPLVSGTTGITDADMKALKALAKKAPVFWAPNTSLGVATLKQALRSLAAVADYDFQVEEVHHRFKKDAPSGTAKLLKTEVDKVTRKTSPAALSMRGGGVPGLHRVWAFGPEEWLCFEHMALQRKVFARGAVQVARWIVDQKPGFYSMDDYLSEKN; translated from the coding sequence GTGAGTTCGTTGCGGTTGGGTTTGGTCGGCGCCGCCGGCCGTATGGGTCAAGAGATCGTCGAGATCACCCAGGAAACGCCGAAACAGTGGAAGCTTGAGTTCGCGAATTCTAAAATCGAAATCGCGGGCTTCAAAACCAGCCGTGATGACGTGAATGCCTTAGCGAAAAGTGCCGCGGACGTCGTGATCGATTTTTCGTCGCCCGAGGCTTTGCGAGCGTTGTTGAAAGCGCTGACGAAGTCGCCGAAACCGCTTGTGAGTGGAACGACGGGCATCACTGACGCCGATATGAAAGCATTGAAGGCACTGGCGAAGAAGGCCCCCGTTTTCTGGGCGCCGAACACGAGCCTGGGCGTCGCGACCCTGAAGCAAGCTTTGCGGAGTCTGGCGGCGGTGGCGGACTATGACTTTCAAGTTGAAGAGGTCCATCACCGCTTCAAGAAGGATGCGCCTTCGGGTACGGCCAAACTTCTGAAAACGGAAGTCGACAAAGTCACCCGCAAGACTTCGCCCGCAGCGCTCAGCATGCGTGGGGGGGGCGTTCCGGGGCTCCATCGGGTATGGGCTTTCGGCCCCGAAGAATGGCTGTGCTTCGAACACATGGCCCTGCAAAGAAAAGTTTTTGCTCGCGGCGCCGTTCAAGTCGCGCGTTGGATCGTCGATCAGAAACCCGGTTTTTACTCTATGGATGATTATCTTTCGGAGAAGAATTGA